The Azospirillum sp. TSH100 genome includes a region encoding these proteins:
- a CDS encoding ribbon-helix-helix protein, CopG family has translation MAEIERLTITLPAAMAAAVKGAVAGGDYASSSEVIREALRDWAAKRALQRQEFASLKADIDRGMTDLAEGRLTDFDADRIAERGKALSARFRSA, from the coding sequence ATGGCCGAGATCGAGCGTCTGACCATCACCTTGCCGGCGGCCATGGCGGCGGCTGTGAAGGGCGCCGTTGCCGGTGGCGACTATGCGTCGAGCAGCGAGGTCATCCGCGAGGCTCTGCGGGACTGGGCCGCGAAACGCGCCTTGCAGCGCCAGGAGTTCGCATCTCTGAAGGCGGACATCGACCGGGGCATGACCGATCTGGCCGAAGGGCGACTGACGGACTTCGATGCCGACCGGATTGCCGAACGGGGGAAGGCATTATCCGCCCGCTTCCGCTCCGCCTGA
- a CDS encoding type II toxin-antitoxin system RelE/ParE family toxin, with the protein MAAESSEAVATGFIRALEAALQPLRHFPLSGAERDALSAGLRVTFHRAYAIYYRPLPDAVAIVRVLHGARDAAALAARGEFEE; encoded by the coding sequence TTGGCGGCGGAGTCCTCGGAAGCGGTGGCGACCGGCTTTATCCGGGCCCTCGAAGCCGCGCTTCAACCTTTGCGCCACTTTCCTTTGTCGGGAGCAGAGCGCGACGCGCTGTCCGCCGGCCTGCGGGTGACCTTCCACCGCGCCTATGCGATCTACTATCGGCCATTGCCGGATGCGGTGGCGATTGTCCGCGTCCTTCATGGCGCGCGTGACGCCGCCGCACTCGCCGCCCGTGGCGAGTTCGAGGAATAG
- the mtnA gene encoding S-methyl-5-thioribose-1-phosphate isomerase produces the protein MRIDGTAYRTIWPDGDGVVAIIDQTRLPHDFAVVRLTSLEEAAHAIRAMLVRGAPLIGAAAAYGVALALRADASDHGLERACATLLATRPTAVNLRWALERMRGLLAPLPEDRRVGAAEAEAAAIADEDVGINRSIGLHGAALIRAAAACKAPGEPVNVLTHCNAGWLATVDWGTALAPVYAAFEQGIPLHVWVDETRPRNQGASLTAWELKHHGVPHTVIADNVGGHLMQHGKVDLCIVGTDRTTATGDVCNKIGTYLKALAAHDNGVPFYVGLPSPTIDWIIADGVRDIPIEERDGREVSELTGRTADGRIETVRVTPDGSPVANYAFDVTPARLVTGLITERGVCAATRDGLLGLFPERG, from the coding sequence ATGCGGATCGACGGGACGGCCTATCGCACCATCTGGCCGGACGGCGACGGCGTCGTCGCCATCATCGACCAGACCCGGCTGCCCCACGACTTCGCCGTCGTCCGCCTGACCAGCCTGGAGGAGGCCGCCCACGCCATCCGCGCCATGCTGGTGCGCGGCGCCCCGCTGATCGGTGCGGCGGCGGCCTATGGCGTGGCGCTCGCCCTGCGCGCCGATGCCAGCGACCACGGGCTGGAGCGGGCCTGCGCCACCCTGCTGGCGACCCGCCCGACCGCGGTCAACCTGCGCTGGGCGCTGGAGCGCATGCGCGGCCTGCTGGCCCCGCTGCCGGAGGACCGGCGCGTCGGGGCCGCCGAGGCGGAGGCCGCCGCCATCGCCGACGAGGATGTCGGGATCAACCGCTCCATCGGCCTGCACGGCGCCGCCTTGATCCGCGCCGCGGCGGCGTGCAAAGCGCCGGGCGAGCCAGTGAATGTGCTGACCCACTGCAACGCCGGCTGGCTCGCCACCGTCGACTGGGGCACGGCGCTCGCCCCCGTCTATGCCGCCTTCGAGCAGGGCATCCCGCTGCATGTCTGGGTGGACGAGACGCGGCCGCGCAACCAGGGCGCCAGCCTGACCGCCTGGGAGCTGAAGCACCACGGCGTCCCCCATACCGTCATCGCCGACAATGTCGGCGGCCACCTGATGCAGCATGGCAAGGTCGACCTGTGCATCGTCGGCACCGACCGCACCACCGCGACCGGCGACGTCTGCAACAAGATCGGCACCTATCTGAAGGCATTGGCCGCGCACGACAACGGCGTGCCCTTCTATGTCGGGCTACCCTCGCCGACCATCGACTGGATCATCGCCGACGGCGTGCGCGACATCCCCATCGAGGAGCGCGACGGCCGCGAGGTGAGCGAGCTGACCGGCCGCACCGCCGACGGCCGGATCGAGACGGTGCGCGTCACCCCGGACGGCAGCCCGGTCGCCAATTACGCCTTCGACGTCACGCCGGCGCGGCTGGTGACCGGCCTGATCACCGAGCGCGGCGTCTGCGCCGCCACGCGCGACGGGCTGCTGGGGCTGTTTCCCGAGCGGGGGTGA